TTTTTTCAAGCAGGTCTGCCTCAAACTCCATTGCTCTGTAGATTTCCAGATGTCCTTTTTGCGCACCATAACCAGAAACAGATGAGGCTGTCAATCTATTAACTTCCACTTTCTGAAGCTCTCGTTTGACCGCATCCAGTCTTTCCGGCCTTATTATAGCAATTACGTACTTCATCGCGACCACCAACAGGTATCCTCTATCCTATTTGATAGTATTTAATCCTATCCAAATTGATGGAAATTATTTATATTGTTTTTTATATTGTTTGAATATAAACCTGTCAAATTGTTCGAATTAAATCTGGTCAAAGCGAGTTAGAAATAAATTATCTTCTTACCATGCCTACCATAAGAGAGCTTATATTCCCTGAAATCAAATTCAGAGGTATGTTTGGAGAAATCGGAAGCATAAGAAACAAGGCAGATGAAACTTCCCTGCAAATTCTCTCCCTTTTCAGGGAAAGCATAAGCGAAATCCTTCTGAACGGACCTGAATCCGTATCAGCATATTTCAGCCCGGACTATTCACATTATATCGTAGTACATGCCCCTCTGAATTTCCTGTTCCCTGAAAAAAGGGAAGAATGGAATCTGCGTTTTTGCAGGGATGCAGGAGTTTCCGTTGTAGAACTGGTAACAGCCGAAATCGGCAGTGCTTATGTGCGGGGCTTGATGGCGGTTAATGGCTCAAAGGTTTATGCTATCCTTCCTTTTACCTCAATAGACGCGGAAAAGTCAAAAAAGGCGGAATTTCCTGAAGACCGCATGGCCCGCGTAAGGGCTCAGGTACTCCCTACCGTGCTCCCGGGAGTAAAAGGAGAGATTCTTCTTGATATCGGCAGTGGCTTCGGAAGCCTTACAATGGAACTTGCAAAAAATAATCCGGATTCACAGGTTTACGGCATTGATCTCCACGATTCGCTCACAGGCCAGGCACAGATGAATGCGGAAGTTCTCGGGGTGCCTAATGTGGAGTTCAGGACCGGAAGCGTCTATGCCCTGCCTTTTGAGAGAAACTCTGTGAATGCTGCCACCTGCTTTTTCATGCTCCACCACCTTGAAGATATTAAGTTCGCGCTTTTTGAGATTAAAAGAGTGCTGAAAAACGGAGGGTCGTTAACTGCAGTTGAGCCGCTGGCGCATCAACACCATCACGGACCTCAACTCTCAGAAACCGAATGGATAGAGCTTTTTGAGGATGTGGGTTTTAGTGTTAAAACGGAAAATCTGGAAGGAGCAGTTGTTCTGAAAGCCGTAAAAAGAGAATAATATTGAGAAAAATAATCTCAAAAATGGATCGAAAGACTGTCAGGCACATAAATATGGCTCTTGTTTATCTTTCAACCCCTCTTCACACTTCTTGATTTCTATCACATTCTCGCTGCTGCTCTGTGAACATAAATAAACGGGTAAAAAACCTATTTTTTAGAGAGTGCATCTTGTTTACTCAATTGTTCTGGAACCTATAGGAATAGACAGTTTTCTTTCGATTACGGTTATGATCAAACGAAAACCATGTTGTTATTTCCTTTATCGTTCACAGTTTGTACCATGGATATGTCTTACTTTATACTTTAGCTCTGTTCATAATATCTTCATTCTTTTGTACAAACTGTTTATATATCCCACAGCAAGCTTTATTCACTTCTTTTGTGCAAATGTATGAATCACTTTTATAGAAGGAACACTTCGATTTGTATTCACAGCTTGTGTCAAATAGATTCATTTTTTCATAAACTGCATTAAAAAAATTCATAGGTAACTATACTCTTTTTATATATTAATACCATTCCCCACGTATCTGCTCATAGTTTATAGCATTGGATTTTTTTCCTGGCATGGCAGGTGTAATCCCTGGAAAGGTCTACCTGAAACGGGAACAGAATATTAAAAACAGTCTGGATGCTTGAAGATCGAAAGTTTGTAGGCGGATCCCCTCTCCATTATCATCCTGCTTCAGTAATTTTTGCTCAAGGAGATAATGTTACTTCCTGATTGGAATAGGTACTGCTGATTTCTCTGACCAGTACTTAACCTACCTTCACCTAAGTTTGTGGTTACCTTTCATGAACTTGCCGGCGCGACCGTTATTGTAATGACAGAGATCAGTACAGGTATAAATAGAAAAAAGTTCGTTTTCATGTTTTTTCTTCTCATCCCGGGAATGTTTGCATTATTACCAGGAGTAAAACGATACATATCAGCCCGGTTTCAACCATGAATCCCTCCACGCAGGTTACTCGAAGACCGAGTTTTCTCCCGAATAGGGCAATATTTGTCGGAAGAGCTGTCTTTACATAACCAATCCCAAGGTGCAGTACCCTTGCAATGAAGAGCATTTCAAGACATTGAAGAACGGTTATCTGTTCCATTACAACTATTGTGCTAGCCGCCGAAAGAACGGCAATCTGACTCAAAAAGCTTGCTGCAAACACAATAATTGCAGCATCCGGCAGTTGAAGGGTTTTCATGAATGGTTGAAGAACCTCTGCTGAGTACTCTGCCAGGCCCAGATTAAGAATGATGATGAATAAAAATGTCGTTGGAACCAGTACAAGGGCAACTTTTCCAAACTCACAGAAGCTTTTCCTGAGTATGGATACTGCTCTGGCTAAGCATCCGGTTTCCTTTTCCTTCTCCTCTGAAATGGACAGTCCGGTATCATTTCCATATTCCGGAGCTTTTTTGAAAAGAACTCTTCTACCTATAAATACTCCAGTAACTGCAATACCGGTGAAAACCAGAAGTTCTAATAAAAGAAGCATCAGTCCAATCTCATAGCCAAGTACTGAAAGTGCAACGGGTGCCTGAAAAAATATTGCACTATGAAGCCCTTTTGGTAATTGAGCGATCAAAACTGTCACAATGACGTCCCGCTCTCCAAGAATCCGCTTATGAAAGAAAGAAGAGAGCATACCCATTCCTGACCAGGAATTTAAAAAAAAGAAGGTAAGTACAGAAGAGCATGTTTTTGGAAGGTGGGCCATTTCTGTAATGGATGCCATAGGAATGCTGGTGTATTCGAGATACCGGGTTGCCCTCAGGAGATTTGATAGAAAAAAACCGATAAATATCATAGGGAGCATGATCGAGAAAAGCTTCAGAACTTCGGAAAAAATTAGTGAATAATCCATACCTGCTCCTCCAGAGTAGCATTGCAGTCTTAATTTAGTCAGTCTTAACTTAAAGAATATATGGAAATTTGAAACTCTCAATTCTCACTGACCGCCCTGCAGGCGACTTTATGGATTCCTCCTCTTAACTGAACCTCGCCAATCCGGCACTCCTGTTTGACCATTGAGCACCTCTCTTTATATGGACATCCTTCATCTGTGGTTTGAGATACTTCCGGATTGTGGTATTCTATCTTTTCGCCACAAAAGAGTGAGGCATTAATGAGTTCCTGTGTGTAGGGGTGCAGAGGGTTCTGAATCAAGTCATCCGTCGGCCCCTCCTCAACAATTCTGCCCCTGAGCATCACCGCAGTCCGGTCACACATCCATTGTACAATTTCAATGTCATGAGAGATGAGAACACAGGGTATTGGATGTTCTTTCTGTATATTTTTTATCAATGTGAGAATTTGTGCCTGTACTGAGAGATCAAGGTTTGATGTGGGTTCATCTGCCACGATCAGTGCCGGGTTGAGGCTGATGGCACGGGCAATCACTATCCTCTGAATTTCCCCGCCGCTTACCTCATGAGGGTAGCGGTTAAGGATCTCTTCACGTATATTCATACTCCGAATAATCTCCTGTACGGTATCTTCGATCAAATCTCTCTTCCCGGAGAGCAGCAGCCCTTCTACAAGGGAATCCCCAATTCGCATCCTCGGGTTGAGAGAAGACCTCGGATCTTGAAATATCATCTGCAGATTTGGCCAGTATCTCTGTAACTCTGCTCCCTTGAGATTTGTGACATCGAGATCGCCGATTTTTACTCTTCCTCCTGTTGGCTCTAACAGGCGCACAAGCATCTTACCCAGGGTTGTCTTTCCGCACCCGCTCTCTCCCACAAGCCCGAAAATTTCATCACTCCTGATCGAAAAGCTCACGTCCCGTACGGCATGTACTTCTGTCTTATTTAAAAAAAAACCGCTGGTGTAGGTCTTGGACAGGTGTTCAACTGCAAGCATAGTGGCACCGAACTCCTCTATTCTCTTCACGCATGTCAGGATGATGCGTTGCACACTTCTCTTTTGCATATGGACACCGGGGATGGAAACGGCATCCGGTTGGGAGTTGTATCAAACTTGGACTCATTCCTGGTATCGAGGACATTCCCTTTGATGGCATTGAAGACATCAAACCCTGTGTGTATGGGTGCCTGGGGTCGTCGAGCATGTCCTGTGCAGGCCCCCTCTCAATAATTTCACCTGCATACATCACCGCAAGATTTTCACAGATCCGTGCCGCACCGATGTCGTGGGTTATCAGCAGAAGAGAACGTTCCGCAGTGATGCTATCTATCAGTTTCACGGTTTTGTTCCTGAGAATCGTGTCCAGCCCGGTAGTCGGTTCGTCTGCGATGAGGAGGTCCGGGTTTTGTGCAATACCCATCGAGATCAAAACCCGCCTGTTCATCCCCCCTGAGAGCTGGTGTGGGTATCGGTCCGATACATGAGGATAAAGTCCAACTGAGTTAAGGAGATCGAAAACCTTCCTGTAGAGTTGTCTTTTATCCTGAGAACCTCCATTTGGATGTATTGCTTTTTGAACCTGGCCTTTAATCTTCATAAGAGGGTCAAGGGAGGAGATATGCTGGGGGATTAGCCCGATTTCTCCACCCCTTATCTTCACCATGTGATCCTTACCTGTCCTGAGAAGGTCTCGATTGTGAAAAACAATCTCCCCGGATACCAGTGCATTCTGCGGGAGAAGCTTCAGTATGGTCTGGGCAAGCACGGACTTTCCGCATCCGGATTCCCCTATAATAGCCATTCTTTCCTTTTCCTTCAGGTCAAAATCAAGACCGTTCACCGCCCTGACAGGACCATTCCCAGTGATAAAGGTCGTATTCAGCTTTCTGATACGCAGAATGGGCTCTCTGCCTGTTTCACCTGTAAAATCATGCGATAAGGTATCCACATTCTCTCCTCCTTTTATTGAAAGTCAGCCTTTTCCACCCTCACCGGATCAATTCTCTCTTTCAGCCAGTCACCGAGGCAGTTGAATGAGAGAACTGTAATTACGATACACAATCCCGGAAAGATCATTGTCTGCGGTGCGGTCTCCATGAAAGCGATACTTCCCTGAATCATCGCCCCCCACTCCGGAGTTGGAGGCTGGGCTCCGAGTCCGAGGAAACTCAGGCCTGTGATATGAAGAATTGCGGACCCGACATCAAGTGTGGCAAGGGCGAATATCGGGGAGAGTACGTTTGGGAGTACGTGTCTCCTGATGATGTAATATGAGTTTCCCCCCATGAGCCGGGCTCCTTTGACAAAATCCTTTTCTTTTACCTGGAGAACAGACCCACGGATAATTCGTGCATAACTTACCCACCACATCACCGAGAGTGCGAGCACGATGTTGAAGAGCGAAGCTCCGAATAATCCGACAAGTGCTATGGAAAGGATCGTCCCCGGAAACGCCAGGAAGAGATCCACAGTACGCATAATGGTCTGATCAACAATACCTCCAAAAAATCCGGCAGTCAATCCTATGAAGGTGCCAAGTACAACACCGACGGCAACCACGGAAAGGGCGGTTACCAGCGAGGTTTGTGTTCCGTGGATTACCCGGCTAAGAATATCCCGGCCGTGATGGTCTGTTCCAAACGGATGTTCCATATCCGGTTTTGCAAGCCGGTTGTTAAGGTCTACAGAATTCGGATCATGGGGAGCTACTGAACCGGGAAAGATAGCCATAATCACAAAGGTGAGGAGGATTATGCAGCTGATGATCACCCCTGTACTCATATGTGGGAACTTGATCTGGAGGGAATGACCGGTCTGTCCTTGACGGCTGCTCTGTCCTTTTCCATACAAATTGTTACTCATGAATGTTCCCTCCAGGTTTCATCCTCGGATCGATGTACACGTACAGAATATCAACGAGAATATTGACGATAACAAATATCAAAGCGATAAGGAGCACAAATCCTGCAATGACAGGATAGTCCCTGCTCATTACCGATGCCAGAAGAAAGTTCCCTATTCCCGGCCATCCGAAGATTTGCTCAATGATAGCTGTGCCGCCGAGGAGCGTTCCGATATCCAGCCCTGCCTGGGTGACAACAGGTACAGAAGCGTTTCGAAATGCATGCCTCACCACAACCTCTCTCTCACTCAGACCTTTTGCATAGGCTTCAAAGACATAGTCTTCGGAGAGGACATCGAGCATGCTTTCCCGTGTTATCCTCAAAATTCGTGATATCTGGAGGAACCCGAGTGCAAGTGTCGGAAGGATAAGGTGCTGTATCCCGCCATATCCGAATGAAGGGAGGATGTCCAGATGGATTGAGAATACGAGGATGAGCAGCAGTGCAAGCCAGAAGGACGGTATTGAGGTCCCCATTGACGCGATGAAGTTGCCGAATTTGTCAACCGGTGAATGTGGCCTCATGGCTGACAGTACACCAATGCTGATACCCGCTACCAGTGCAAGTGCCATCGCTGTCATAGTAAGGATGAATGTCGCCGGAAAACGGGCAGTGAATTCTTCCAGAACCGGATCACCTGTCCTGAGGGATATACCAAGGCTTCCAGAGAACAGGTTTGTCATCCAGGCAGCGTACTGTTTTAAAAAAGGCTGTTCAAGCCCGTGATTATTCATAAAAAGTAAAACAGCTTCTCTTGTCGGCTCGTTTCCTGTCTCCTGTGTTAGAATAATCTCGGCCGGGTTTCCCGGTGCGAAGTACATTATCGAAAATGAGAGGATTGATGCAAGAAAGATCGTTATAAGAGCCCAGGGTATCCTTCTTGCTAATAAGATGGGTATGTCTCCGGCCATGATCCTCCTCTTAAGGCTCAATACTAACCGTGCTCAGGTCGAGACCATAGATTGAGGCAGGGAACGTGAAGCCTTTCACAGATTTTTTATATGCAGCGATTTTCTCTATATCATAAAGCGGCATACAGGCATATTTCTCCTGAATACACAGGTATGCGGCGCTATAATCTTCATCTGCACCTGTAGCTATGGCTTTTTCGATCAGCTGGTCAAGCTCTGCATCGTGGTAAGATGCCGGCCATGACCCCCAGGTAGAGTGATATTTTCCGGTAAGTGGTCCTTCGGGCAGACTTGGGACTCCCGAGCTGTGGTGAAGATACATGTCATAGTTGCCCTTTTTACGTTCTTCACCTGCTGCACCGCTTTCAAGAACAAGGATCTTGACTTCGACGCCGATTTTCTTCATCTCACTCTGGATATAGACAGCAATCGAGTCGGAATTTGCTTCACCCTGGGGAACGATATAGGTAAGTGTCAGCTTCTTTCCGTCTTTTTCCCGAATTCCGTCGGCTCCGGCAACTACCCATCCTGCCTGGTCAAGGAGGTTCTTTGCCTTCTCCGGGTCATAGGTATATTCTGTCCCTGCAAGGCTGCTGGCCCACGGGTATGTCGGGGATACGACCGAGTATGCAGGTTCTGCGGCGCTGGCAAGGAGTTCCTTAACCATCTTATCCCGGTCAAACCCAAGGTTAATCGCTTCCCGGAGACGGATGTCACTCAATGGTCCCTCGTTACAGTTCAGTTCCACAACCTGATATCTTCCGTAGGACTGCTTCTCGACGATGATATCCGGATCGCTCATCATCTGGGGGATCTGCTCATATGGGACAGTTGAATGGTGGTCCGCCACCCCAATGATATCCACATCACCTGCACGCAATGCCGATACACTGGCATAGCTATCAGGAATTACCCGGTACGATATCCGGTCAATTAGCATTCCTTCACCTGAGGCCGGATCATGTCTCACAAATTCTGCACTCTGTGCCTTTACATAGTTCTCAACCTCGAACTTCCCAGTTCCAATGAAGGATACGATCTCTCCATCGTTACTCCAGGAAGGTTCGACTGATGTTGGTGCGATAACCTGGCTGGTCGACTCCGATGAGAGCGATTTGATGAAAGCTCCATATGGTTCTTTCAGAGTGACCTGTATTGTATGTTCATCAACCTCACTCACATTGGATATCTTTAAGAATGCAATATCGTTCTTCCTTGGCCCCTGACTGCACCAGGTCAGGAACCATGCAGCAGAACTCGCGTTCCATTGCGTCCCGTCGTGGAACTCTATCCCCTTATTGAGGTTGAATATATAGGTCAATTCGTCATCAGACTCGTTCCATGAACTGACAAGATGGCCGGGAATCGGTTTTCCATTGGCATTGATGTCCAGGAAGACATCATAGACATTCATCTTCATCTCTACTCTTGAATCAAAATCTGCGGGTCCGGCAACGATAAGTGTCTGAACGTTGTCATCGGTCTGGGCGCTCTTTCCTACGCATCCAGAAGCGGTAATTATACATCCGACAAGGAAGCAGAGTGCCAGCAGTTTCAGCGGTGTAAAACTTTTTCTCTTCATTTTCAATCCTCTTTCGGTTTTTCAGCTGTGTAGCAGAACTGGCCGTGCCCATGTGAAATTCTATATGGGTAGGGCAGACGCTGGCGTTTAAGGGCCTCAATCCTGTGCATGGGTTCAGCGAGAACATTAGAGTATCCGGCAGATTTCAGGAGGTCTACAATGACTCCGGGTTTTACACCGCCATTGTATGGAAGGTTTACAGCCTGTCTCCCGTTTCCAAGAGTGCGCCATGGATTTCTCCTCTCTGAGAGGAGTATCCAGAGGTTCAGAACCTGTTTCTGGATCGAAACTTTCCGGTCGTCGCGGGGTTCGTGAAGGAAAAAACATAGCTTCCCTCCTGGCCGCAATACCCTCATCCATTCACGTACTGCAATATCCGGATGCGGAAGTGTCCAGAGAACCGCCCTGTTGACTATGGCATCAAAAGAGTTGTTTTCAAAACCTAGATTTTCGGCATCATCCTGATGAAAAGCAATTGGTAATCCCTTCTCTCTTGCCTTGGCGGATGCACGGGTGATCATCTTCTCCGAGAGATCAATTCCCACAACCCCGTACCCCATATCGGCGAGTATCAGTGAGAGAAAACCTGTCCCTGAACCAATATCAAGAATTTTTTCGGCATTACCCAGTTTTGACCTGAGGAGCACCTTCCATGCTTCTTCCTCCTCTTTGCTGGCGGCATAATGCCCCGGAGATTTATCGAATGTTTGGGAGCGGTAGTTCCAGAAATCTCTGATTACCTGTTTGTCTTCGTTCATCTTCACCCTCCAGAGGTTAAGGGCAGCTTCAGCTGCAAGCTGAACCCGGCCGTACAGTATATTCAATATCCTTTCCGGGCCTCAATTGCTCACTTAAAACATGTCATCTCTTAATTATGCAAAATTTTCAATCAGGTCTTTTTTACAACATCGAGTCTATTCTCTACAATCCCTTTGTAGTTCCCCTCTATCCCGATTCTTTGTTCTGTAACGATTCTTCTACTTATCATACGATCGATACTGTTACTCTTATGATAATGAGAACCGGGATTTCAGGCAGGATCTCATGGTCAGATGCGGTCTCCTTTGCAGCTTTACCCTATGATTCTTCATCTCTCTGTTGAGATTTTATCACTCATATTTACATCATATTTTTAGTGTGAATTACTTTGAGTTTCGTATTATTATTTGTTATATTATTGACTTGATAACGTTTATAGTATAAGTTATTATTGATTTGATCTTACTAGTTGTTATTGATATTTTTAAATGTATTAAACAGGTGTCTCAAATTAGTTTTTTAAATCCTGATCTAATCAGTCAATCGTCCGAAACACTTCACAATAAAGAGTTTATAGAGACAGCGACCAATTTGATGTAATTAATAAATTACAGAAATCGGAAAAAATCAATGGCTGCTAAAATCAATGAAAAAAGGATAGATAAAAAAGAAGATAGGTAAAAAGTAGGTTTTTAAACTTAAATTCTGATTTAACACTTCTTCTTTTTAGTTTTTTGTTCTTAAAAGAATCTAATGCTCTTGAATCTCAACTCTACTGTCACAGTCTACTGTACAGTTCGGGAGCTCAAAAAACAATCATATCCGATGCCCTGAGTCTGACCATGCATTCATCTCCGGTCCCTATTTTTAATGAGTCAAAGACATGGTTTGCAACCTCTACCTTCAGGACGTCCTCACTTTCTTTGAGTATAAGGGACATGATCCTGCTGGTGCCTTTATTCACCACATTCATAATCACTCCGTCGAAGAGGTTTTTCCTGTCTTCCTGGCGGATAACATGCATGTTTTTCCTGTCCACAAGCTCGATGTTCTCAGGCCTGATGCCCCAGCTAACTTTGTCTCCTGCTTTGCGTTCGATATAGGGGGCGGTAATCTCCGTTCCAAGGGACCACAGGAAGGTGCACTCGGCTCCGTTCCCGTGCCTTTCTACCACGGCATTATCAAAGAGGTTTGAGAAGCCCACAAGTTCGGCCACATAGCGGGTTTTCGGGTGGTAGAATATATCCTCTGGGGAACCTATCTGCTGCACTATGCCGTCTTCAAAGACTGCCATCCGGTCTGCCATAGTAAAGGCCTCGACAGGGTCATGGGTAATGAAAATTACAGGAATTCCGAGCCTTTTCTGGATATCCCTCAGTTCTTTTCTTAATTTCAGGCGGACTACGGTATCCAGGGATGAAAAAGGCTCGTCAAGGAGTAAAACTTCCGGATTGGGGGCAAGGGCTCTGGCAAGTGCGACTTTCTGTTTCTGGCCACCTGAAAGTTCGTCAGGATAGGCAAATTCAAGTTCTTCTATCCCTACAAGACTTAGCATCTCGTTTACTCTATCCGTTTTTTCAACGGAGCTCATACTTTTTAACCCGAACTCGATGTTCTGGCGCACGTTCATATGCGGGAAGAGAGCGTTTTCCTGGAACATGTACCCGATTTTTCTTTTCTGAGGGGGGAGGTTTACTTTTTTCCTGCTATCAAAGTAAACGGTACTGTTTATTTTTATAGTGCCTGCATCAGGTTTCTCAAGCCCTGCAATGCAGCGGAGAGCTGTGGTTTTTCCTGAGCCGGAACAGCCGAACAGGACCACAAAATCGGAATCGGCATCAAAACTGCAGTTCATTGAAAAGCTGGGGGTTTCCCCTTTCTTTTTCCTGTTTTTTCTTCCGTAGAATTCCTTTTCAATGTCAACTTCAACAGTCATTCCTTACTCTCACCTTTTTTCATCGTTCTCCCAGTTTGCTGGTGGCTGCAATCGTTATGAGTGACATGACAACCAGGATACTCACAAGCAGGTTCGCAAGTTCGTTATTTCCTGACTGGTATGCTCCGTAAATGGAAAGAGGCATGGTGCTGGTCTTTCCCTGGATATTCCCTGCGACCATGAGGGTCGCTCCGAACTCTCCTACAGCCCTTGCAAAACTCAGGACGCAGCCTGCAATAATGCCTTTCTTTGCAAGGGGCAGGGTTATGAAGAGCGCAGTTTCGAGTTCATTTCTCCCGAGAATGCGGGCAGCTTCCTCAATATTCCTGTCTACTGCCCCGATAGCTGAGGTGGTGGTCTTTACCATCAGGGGCAAAGAGACTACAAAGGCTGCAATGGCTGCTGCCTGCCAGGTAAAGAGGATCCCGCTTCCTGTAATTCTGGTGAAGATGCTTCCTATAGCTCCGTTTTTTCCAAGCAGGATAACAAGGATATACCCGGTTACAGTCGGGGGAAGAACCATAGGCATGGTAATCATAACATCAGCTAACCATTTACCGGGAAACTCCCTTTTTGCCAGTATATAAGCAATTAAAATCCCCAGCACCGTCACAAAGAGGGTTGCAATGACGGAAATCTTGAGAGTCAGTAGAAGTGGTGTCGCGATTATTTGAAAGATCTCCATCAAATCCCTCTTTTTATACTGTTTTTCAGGTTCTGAGTATTTTATGCTGCGCTGAAGCCATATTCTGCCAGGATCTCCTGTCCTCTGGTTCCGGTTACGAAATCAACGAATTCCTGCGCTTCTTCCTTATTTGCTGATTCGCTTACCACTGCTATGGGGTAGGAGATCGATTCGTTAACAGGAACCGTGTACGTTATTTCATACAGGTCTTTACGGCCGCTTTCGGCATCTGTCATGTATACGAAGCCCGCATCGACTTCTCCCGTCTCCACATAAGTGAGTACCTGTTTTACATTTTCTGCAAGGATCATTTTGCCTTCAAGTTCATCCCAGACCCCGACGTCTTCCATTGCCTGTTTGGTATATTTTCCCACAGGTGCAATTTCAGGGTCTCCTATTGCGATTTTTTCAATGCTGCCTGCAGTCAGGTCTTCCAGGGATTTGGGACTTTCAGAGCCATTTTTATCAGGGACCACCATTACGAGAGTATTTGCTGCAAAGTCCTTCCTTGAATCGTTTTCAATCAAGCTCTTCTCATAGAGTAGTTCCATATCGCTCTCTGAAGCCGAAGCAAACACATTAACAGGCGCCCCGGACTCAATTTGCATCCTCAGGGTCCCCGAACCTGCAAAATTGAGTTCCACATTTGTGTCCGGATACTCGGCTTCAAATTCGTGTGTAATGTCAGTAAAAGCCTCGGTCAGGCTTGCTGCAGCTGAAACAGTGATGGTGGTCTGTTCTTCTGCTCCGGGGGAGGCTGCAATCAGGGCAAGTACGGCAAGGCAGAGAATCGCTGCAAGGGCAGGAAGTATCAGTTTTTTTGATTTACTGTCGCTCACTGCGCTCCCTCTACGCATTCGTCTTTTGCTTTCTCGCCTGCATATACAGCCGGTTCTACCTGTACTGGTGCAGTGAAAGTATCAGTAGCTTCAAGGATGGTGTTGGTGATCCTGTCCAGAAGTTCCATAGCTCCCCTATATCCGATAGTAAGGATGCGTTGTGCGCCTACTCTATCGTGGATTGGCAGGCCAACCCTTACAAGCGGGATATCATGGGCTTTTGCAATGTATCTACCGTTTGAGTTTCCTATCAGGATTTCGGGGCTGCATTCGCTGACCGCGTCGTTGAGGCTGTCAAAATCAATTCCGTCCAGAACCACAGGTTCCAGTTCCGGTCTGATCTCTCCAAAGATTTGTTTTATTTTCTTTTCAAAGTCTCGGCTTTTGCTTCCGGTTGCTATAAGCACCGGGTTCATCCCCAGTTCCAGCATGAAGGTAGTCAGGCTAAATACAGTGTCCGGGTCTCCGTAGACTGCTGTCTTTACACCGTAAAGGTACTTGTGCACGTCCACCATAGCATCGAGGAGCCTTCCCCTTTCTTTCTGATATTTCTCAGGGATGGGGCAGCCAAGGATGCGGACCAGTTCCGTAAAGAAAAGGTCGGTGTTTGAGAGCCCTATGGGTATGGGTACATTGTGTCCTGGAACTCCGTGGGAAGCTTCAAGGTATTTCACAGCCAGGTTCGTGCTGACAACACCCAGACCGAGGCTTGCCCTGCTGCTGGGCATATCTGCAATCTCGGAAAGTGGAGTGCCTCCAGCTGCTATTTTTGGAAGTTCTTCTCTCAGGGGTGCATCAAAGGTCTCGGAAATGTCTGAAAGGAAGATGTAATCCCCTGCAGTTTCTGCAAGGATTTCTTTCAGTTCCCTCACATCAGCCGGGGAAA
The genomic region above belongs to Methanosarcina horonobensis HB-1 = JCM 15518 and contains:
- a CDS encoding ABC transporter ATP-binding protein encodes the protein MDTLSHDFTGETGREPILRIRKLNTTFITGNGPVRAVNGLDFDLKEKERMAIIGESGCGKSVLAQTILKLLPQNALVSGEIVFHNRDLLRTGKDHMVKIRGGEIGLIPQHISSLDPLMKIKGQVQKAIHPNGGSQDKRQLYRKVFDLLNSVGLYPHVSDRYPHQLSGGMNRRVLISMGIAQNPDLLIADEPTTGLDTILRNKTVKLIDSITAERSLLLITHDIGAARICENLAVMYAGEIIERGPAQDMLDDPRHPYTQGLMSSMPSKGMSSIPGMSPSLIQLPTGCRFHPRCPYAKEKCATHHPDMREENRGVRCHYACS
- a CDS encoding P-II family nitrogen regulator, encoding MKYVIAIIRPERLDAVKRELQKVEVNRLTASSVSGYGAQKGHLEIYRAMEFEADLLEKIKLEIAVNDEFLQPTIEAIKRGAKGSDGGIGSGKIFVLPLENVIRIRTDESGSVAV
- a CDS encoding ABC transporter permease — encoded protein: MAGDIPILLARRIPWALITIFLASILSFSIMYFAPGNPAEIILTQETGNEPTREAVLLFMNNHGLEQPFLKQYAAWMTNLFSGSLGISLRTGDPVLEEFTARFPATFILTMTAMALALVAGISIGVLSAMRPHSPVDKFGNFIASMGTSIPSFWLALLLILVFSIHLDILPSFGYGGIQHLILPTLALGFLQISRILRITRESMLDVLSEDYVFEAYAKGLSEREVVVRHAFRNASVPVVTQAGLDIGTLLGGTAIIEQIFGWPGIGNFLLASVMSRDYPVIAGFVLLIALIFVIVNILVDILYVYIDPRMKPGGNIHE
- the nikC gene encoding nickel transporter permease, with amino-acid sequence MSNNLYGKGQSSRQGQTGHSLQIKFPHMSTGVIISCIILLTFVIMAIFPGSVAPHDPNSVDLNNRLAKPDMEHPFGTDHHGRDILSRVIHGTQTSLVTALSVVAVGVVLGTFIGLTAGFFGGIVDQTIMRTVDLFLAFPGTILSIALVGLFGASLFNIVLALSVMWWVSYARIIRGSVLQVKEKDFVKGARLMGGNSYYIIRRHVLPNVLSPIFALATLDVGSAILHITGLSFLGLGAQPPTPEWGAMIQGSIAFMETAPQTMIFPGLCIVITVLSFNCLGDWLKERIDPVRVEKADFQ
- a CDS encoding oligopeptide/dipeptide ABC transporter ATP-binding protein — its product is MQKRSVQRIILTCVKRIEEFGATMLAVEHLSKTYTSGFFLNKTEVHAVRDVSFSIRSDEIFGLVGESGCGKTTLGKMLVRLLEPTGGRVKIGDLDVTNLKGAELQRYWPNLQMIFQDPRSSLNPRMRIGDSLVEGLLLSGKRDLIEDTVQEIIRSMNIREEILNRYPHEVSGGEIQRIVIARAISLNPALIVADEPTSNLDLSVQAQILTLIKNIQKEHPIPCVLISHDIEIVQWMCDRTAVMLRGRIVEEGPTDDLIQNPLHPYTQELINASLFCGEKIEYHNPEVSQTTDEGCPYKERCSMVKQECRIGEVQLRGGIHKVACRAVSEN
- a CDS encoding class I SAM-dependent methyltransferase, which produces MPTIRELIFPEIKFRGMFGEIGSIRNKADETSLQILSLFRESISEILLNGPESVSAYFSPDYSHYIVVHAPLNFLFPEKREEWNLRFCRDAGVSVVELVTAEIGSAYVRGLMAVNGSKVYAILPFTSIDAEKSKKAEFPEDRMARVRAQVLPTVLPGVKGEILLDIGSGFGSLTMELAKNNPDSQVYGIDLHDSLTGQAQMNAEVLGVPNVEFRTGSVYALPFERNSVNAATCFFMLHHLEDIKFALFEIKRVLKNGGSLTAVEPLAHQHHHGPQLSETEWIELFEDVGFSVKTENLEGAVVLKAVKRE